A single genomic interval of Phocoena sinus isolate mPhoSin1 chromosome 15, mPhoSin1.pri, whole genome shotgun sequence harbors:
- the PRKRIP1 gene encoding PRKR-interacting protein 1, whose translation MASPAASSVRPPRPKKEPQALVIPKNAAEEQKLKLERLMKNPDKAVPIPEKMSEWAPRPPPEFVRDVMGSSAGAGSGEFHVYRHLRRREYQRQDYMDAMAEKQKLDAEFQKRLEKNKMAAEEQTAKRRKKRQKLKEKKLLAKKMKLEQKKQKEGSSQSQEQSSSGSEAASGTEEEDEPSFIMGR comes from the exons ATGGCGAGCCCGGCCGCCTCCTCCGTGCGACCGCCGAGGCCCAAGAAAGAGCCGCAGGCGCTCGTCATCCCCAAGAATGCGGCGGAGGAGCAGAAGCTCAAGCTGGAACGGCTAATGAAGAACCCG GACAAAGCAGTTCCAATTCCAGAAAAAATGAGTGAATGGGCACCTCGACCTCCCCCAGAATTTGTCCGCGATGTAATGG GTTCAAGCGCTGGGGCTGGCAGTGGAGAGTTCCATGTATACAGGCATCTGCGCCGGAGAGAGTACCAGCGACAGGACTACATGGATGCCATGGCTGAGAAG CAAAAATTGGATGCAGAATTTCAGAAAAgactggaaaagaataaaatggctgCGGAGGAGCAGACTGCAAAGCGTCGGAAAAAGCG CCAGAagttaaaagagaagaaattattgGCAAAGAAGATGAAACTtgaacagaagaaacagaaagaag GATCCAGTCAGTCCCAGGAGCAGTCATCCAGTGGTTCTGAGGCGGCATCTGGAACAGAGGAGGAGGACGAGCCCAGTTTCATCATGGGGCGATGA